A stretch of Aedes aegypti strain LVP_AGWG chromosome 2, AaegL5.0 Primary Assembly, whole genome shotgun sequence DNA encodes these proteins:
- the LOC110675242 gene encoding uncharacterized protein LOC110675242: protein MKAFVVLSMALAVASCAAVDDSSSKKDKRGLWELGYDDHDLHGFDDHHHDHHEVKHLHTTITKKIPVPYPVEVEKHVPVHVKVPYPVEVEKKVPVYVEKKVPVYVEKKVPVHVDRPVPYPVEVKVPVVHKEYVEVPKPYAVHVEKHVPVVVHKPVYVEKHVPITVTIKKHEKKHWF, encoded by the exons ATGAAG GCGTTCGTTGTGTTGTCTATGGCTTTGGCCGTTGCTTCCTGTGCGGCAGTTGACGATTCCTCCAGCAAGAAGGACAAACGTGGCCTGTGGGAACTGGGTTATGATGATCACGATTTGCACGGATTCGATGACCATCATCACGATCATCATGAAGTGAAGCATCTGCACACCACCATCACCAAGAAGATCCCTGTTCCGTATCCAGTTGAGGTTGAGAAACACGTGCCAGTCCACGTGAAGGTTCCATACCCGGTTGAGGTGGAGAAGAAGGTCCCGGTCTACGTGGAAAAGAAGGTTCCAGTGTACGTTGAGAAGAAGGTCCCAGTCCACGTTGATCGTCCCGTACCATACCCAGTCGAGGTGAAGGTCCCAGTTGTCCACAAGGAATACGTCGAAGTGCCAAAACCATACGCAGTTCATGTTGAGAAGCACGTTCCGGTGGTCGTTCACAAGCCAGTGTACGTTGAGAAGCATGTCCCAATTACCGTTACCATCAAGAAACACGAAAAGAAACACTGGTTCTAA
- the LOC110677171 gene encoding titin-like: MKAFVVLSMALAVASCAAVDDSSSKKDKRGLWELGYGDHDLHGFDDHHHDHHEVKHLQTTITKKVPVPYPVEVEKHVPVHVKVPYPVEVEKKVPVYVEKKVPVYVEKKVPVHVDRPVPYPVEVKVPVVQKEYVEVPKPYAVHVEKPVPVYVHKPVYVEKHVPVTVTIKKHEKKHWW; encoded by the exons ATGAAG GCGTTCGTTGTGTTGTCTATGGCTCTTGCCGTTGCTTCCTGTGCGGCAGTTGACGATTCCTCCAGCAAGAAGGACAAACGTGGCCTTTGGGAACTGGGTTATGGTGATCACGATTTGCACGGATTCGATGACCATCATCACGATCATCATGAAGTGAAGCATCTACAAACCACAATCACCAAGAAGGTCCCTGTTCCGTATCCAGTTGAGGTTGAGAAACACGTGCCAGTCCACGTGAAGGTTCCATACCCAGTTGAGGTTGAGAAGAAGGTCCCGGTCTACGTGGAAAAGAAGGTTCCAGTGTACGTTGAGAAGAAGGTCCCAGTCCACGTTGATCGTCCCGTTCCATACCCAGTGGAAGTTAAGGTCCCAGTTGTCCAGAAGGAATACGTCGAAGTACCGAAACCGTATGCAGTTCATGTTGAGAAGCCCGTTCCAGTGTACGTTCACAAGCCAGTGTACGTTGAGAAGCACGTTCCAGTGACGGTTACCATCAAGAAGCACGAGAAGAAACATTGGTGGTAA
- the LOC110676075 gene encoding cornifin-A-like: MKAFVVLSMALAVASCAAVDDSSSKKDKRGLWELGYGDHDLHGYDDHHHDHHEVKHLHTTITKKVPVPYPVEVEKHVPVHVKVPYPVEVEKKVPVYVEKKVPVYVEKKVPVHVDRPVPYPVEVKVPVVHKEYVEVPKPYAVHVEKPVPVVVHKPVYVEKHVPITVTIKKHEKKHWF; this comes from the exons ATGAAG GCGTTCGTTGTGTTGTCTATGGCTTTGGCCGTTGCTTCCTGTGCGGCAGTTGACGATTCCTCCAGCAAGAAGGACAAACGTGGCCTGTGGGAACTGGGCTATGGTGATCACGATTTGCACGGATATGATGATCATCATCACGATCATCATGAAGTGAAGCATCTGCACACCACCATCACCAAGAAGGTCCCAGTTCCGTATCCAGTTGAGGTTGAGAAGCACGTGCCAGTCCATGTGAAGGTTCCATACCCAGTTGAGGTTGAGAAGAAGGTCCCGGTCTACGTCGAAAAGAAGGTTCCAGTGTACGTTGAGAAGAAGGTCCCAGTCCACGTTGATCGTCCCGTCCCATACCCAGTCGAGGTGAAGGTCCCAGTTGTCCACAAGGAATATGTCGAAGTGCCAAAACCATACGCAGTTCATGTTGAGAAGCCCGTTCCAGTGGTCGTTCACAAGCCAGTGTATGTTGAAAAACATGTCCCAATAACCGTTACCATCAAGAAGCACGAGAAGAAACACTGGTTCTAA
- the LOC110675243 gene encoding titin-like — MKAFVVLSMALAVASCAAVDDSSSKKDKRGLWELGYGDHDLNGFDDHHHDHHEVKHLQTTITKKVPVPYPVEVEKHVPVHVKVPYPVEVEKKVPVYVEKKVPVYVEKKVPVHVDRPVPYPVEVKVPVVQKEYVEVPKPYAVHVEKPVPVYVHKPVYVEKHVPVTVTIKKHEKKHWW; from the exons ATGAAG GCGTTCGTTGTGTTGTCTATGGCTTTGGCCGTTGCTTCCTGTGCGGCAGTTGACGATTCCTCCAGCAAGAAGGACAAACGTGGCCTTTGGGAACTGGGCTATGGTGACCATGATTTGAACGGATTCGATGACCATCATCACGATCATCATGAAGTGAAGCATCTGCAAACCACAATCACCAAGAAGGTCCCTGTTCCGTATCCAGTTGAGGTTGAGAAGCACGTGCCAGTTCACGTGAAGGTTCCATACCCAGTTGAGGTGGAGAAGAAGGTCCCGGTCTACGTGGAAAAGAAGGTTCCAGTGTACGTTGAGAAGAAGGTCCCAGTCCACGTTGATCGCCCCGTTCCATACCCAGTGGAAGTTAAGGTCCCAGTTGTCCAGAAGGAATACGTCGAAGTACCGAAACCGTATGCAGTTCATGTTGAGAAGCCCGTTCCAGTGTACGTCCACAAGCCAGTGTATGTTGAGAAGCATGTCCCAGTGACCGTTACCATCAAGAAGCACGAGAAGAAGCACTGGTGGTAG